The Aerococcus loyolae genome contains the following window.
ATTAATGAAAATATTGGTTGGCGTGATTATGAAAAAGTGGGGACCATTCTCTTTGTCCTATTGATAACTGTTTTCATCATCGAGAACTTAAGCCGTTATATTCGGCGCAAGATTAGTTAGGAGGGCTAGCTGTGACAGATTCAATTCAAACTGTATTAGACAAAGAGCCAAATTACCGTGCCATTCAGGGAGTCATCACTGTCCTTGTGCTGCTGGTATTATTTTGGTCATCCAGTGTAATTGATTTTTCCAATTATAGCCAAGACGGTTGGGCTGTAGCGGGAGAAATCATCTCTGGGGTGCTCCATCCCGATATGGCTATGTTGACGGATTTTTCTTCCAGTGGTTTATGGTTTTTATTATTTGAAACCGTCTGTATTGCTTTTGTTGGGACCTTAATTGGTGGTATCATTTCTTTACCTTTAGCTTTTTTATCATCCAGTAATGTGGTCCCCGCTTGGCTAGCCGCAATCTTCCGAGTGGTGATTATGATGCTTCGGACCGTCCCAGCCATTGTATACGGATTGATGTTTATCCGGGTCACTGGTCCTGGGCCAGCTGCGGGGGTCCTAACAATGACCTTTACTTCAATTGGGATGTTAACCAAGCTCTTTTCAGAAACCATTGCCGATTTAAATACCGACATCTTGGAAGCCTTTCGCGCCATGGGAACGACCACCATGGACCAGATCATGTTTGGTATTATTCCACAGTTATCGGCTAGTTTCTTATCGACTTTAATCTATCGTTTCGATATGAATATCAGAGATGCAACTACCCTAGGCTTGGTTGGTGCTGGTGGGATTGGGGCTCCCTTATTATTTGCGATTAACTCTTATCGCTGGAACCAAGTGGGTGCCATTTTAATTGCTTTAATCTTACTGGTCTTCTTAGTGGAAGCCATTTCTACCCGCCTACGTCAATACCTCGCCTATGGTCACTTTTAGAAAGGACAAGCATGAAATTAACTTTACTCGCCATGAGTGATGTTCATGGACATTTTTCAACCCAAAGTTTTCAAGCAAGAGATAAAAAGACGGCTAACGGCTTATCCCGTTTCGCCAGTGTTTTAAAGGCCAAGCGTCGCCAAGAAGAGCATCTCCTCTACCTGGAAAGTGGGGATATGATTCAGGGCTCGCCTCTGACCAACTATGAGGAAAGCCATCATGACTATGCCAAGATATCTAGCCAGGTCTATAATTATGTCCAGCCTGATGTCTGGACCCTGGGTAACCATGAATTTAATTTTGGCTTAGATTACTTAAAGAACACCATTAGCCATATGCCTGATTCGATGGCTTTGGCTAACGTGATTTCAGATGGAGAGGTTTTCTGCCATAAGCCCTATCGGATTTTTCAATGTGAAGATATTCGAATTGGTGTCTTGGGATTGGTTACCCAGTATATTCCTCATTGGGAGAAGGAAGAAAATATTGCGGGCTTAGAATTTAAGTCCGCCCTAGAGACGGCCCAATATTATATCCCATTTATGAAAGAAAGCGAACACTGTGATCTTATCTTCATTACCTACCATGGGGGCTTTGAATGCAATTTGGAGACCGGCCAACCGGAAGAGGACTTGACCGGAGAAAACGAAGGCTATGCCCTGTTAACCAGTGGGTTACCGATTGATGCCTTCTTTACCGGGCACCAACACCGTGAGATTGCGACCGTATGGCAGGGAATACCCATCATTCAACCAGGCTTTCGGGCGCAAAAATATGGCGAAGTCATTTTAGAGTTGGATAAAGATGCAGATGGTCAGCTGAAAAAGAGAGTGGAGACCTGCCAATTACATTCACTCGCTGACCAGCCGGCTGACCAAGAGCTAGAAGAACTTCTGGCAGAGGATAATGAAAAGATTCAAGACTGGCTTGACCAGCCCCTAGGGCACTTGGCTCGACCCGCCTTAGTGGATAATTTCTTTGAAGCTCAAGTTGAGGGGCATCCTTATTTTGCCTTGACCAATAAAATTCAGATGGAAGCTGCAGGGACGGATATTTCAGCTTCTTCAGTCTTTAACCTGGATGTTTATGGTTTGAAGCAAGAAGTTACTGTGCGTGATTTGGTGATTAATTATCCTTTCTCTAACGGTTTATGTAAGATTAAACTTACCGGTAAAGAATTAAGAGAAAACTTGGAAAAAAATGCCGAATATTTTGCCTTAGATGACCAAGGCAAGCTAGTAATTAGTGAGGACTACCTCAATCCTAAAGTTGAAGTTTATAACTATGATATTTATTCTGGGATTGACTACACGATTGATGTGTCTAAAGACCGAGGCCAGCGGATTGTTCAACTCGATTATCAGGGGCAAGAAGTTAAAGATGATGATGAATTATACCTAGCCATTAACCAATATCGGATGGCGGGAGGCGGTAACTTCCCGCATTTCTCTAGAGATAAGGTCCTAGAAGAACTGACTACCGACATTCCTAATTTAATCATCAATTATTTCGCTGACCATGACCTTGTTGAAGTCCCAGAAAACGACAATTATCAAGTGATAGGTTATCAAGCAATCAGTGACGATATTTAGATCAAGGTGTTGAAGGTGAGTAGATGACAACTTTAAAGG
Protein-coding sequences here:
- the phnE gene encoding phosphonate ABC transporter, permease protein PhnE produces the protein MTDSIQTVLDKEPNYRAIQGVITVLVLLVLFWSSSVIDFSNYSQDGWAVAGEIISGVLHPDMAMLTDFSSSGLWFLLFETVCIAFVGTLIGGIISLPLAFLSSSNVVPAWLAAIFRVVIMMLRTVPAIVYGLMFIRVTGPGPAAGVLTMTFTSIGMLTKLFSETIADLNTDILEAFRAMGTTTMDQIMFGIIPQLSASFLSTLIYRFDMNIRDATTLGLVGAGGIGAPLLFAINSYRWNQVGAILIALILLVFLVEAISTRLRQYLAYGHF
- a CDS encoding bifunctional metallophosphatase/5'-nucleotidase — translated: MKLTLLAMSDVHGHFSTQSFQARDKKTANGLSRFASVLKAKRRQEEHLLYLESGDMIQGSPLTNYEESHHDYAKISSQVYNYVQPDVWTLGNHEFNFGLDYLKNTISHMPDSMALANVISDGEVFCHKPYRIFQCEDIRIGVLGLVTQYIPHWEKEENIAGLEFKSALETAQYYIPFMKESEHCDLIFITYHGGFECNLETGQPEEDLTGENEGYALLTSGLPIDAFFTGHQHREIATVWQGIPIIQPGFRAQKYGEVILELDKDADGQLKKRVETCQLHSLADQPADQELEELLAEDNEKIQDWLDQPLGHLARPALVDNFFEAQVEGHPYFALTNKIQMEAAGTDISASSVFNLDVYGLKQEVTVRDLVINYPFSNGLCKIKLTGKELRENLEKNAEYFALDDQGKLVISEDYLNPKVEVYNYDIYSGIDYTIDVSKDRGQRIVQLDYQGQEVKDDDELYLAINQYRMAGGGNFPHFSRDKVLEELTTDIPNLIINYFADHDLVEVPENDNYQVIGYQAISDDI